One genomic segment of Ammoniphilus sp. CFH 90114 includes these proteins:
- a CDS encoding VOC family protein: MGRLIHFEIHVNDMERAKTFYGEVFGWSFQDWSDFAGMPYFGAVTGNENEPGINGALMQRQSAPPETGQALNGFACTMGVEDYDATETKILQHGGTVAMPKYALPGMAWQGYYMDTEGNIFGIHQPDVNAK; the protein is encoded by the coding sequence ATGGGAAGATTAATTCATTTCGAAATTCATGTGAATGACATGGAACGGGCTAAGACGTTCTATGGAGAGGTGTTTGGATGGTCATTTCAAGATTGGAGTGACTTTGCAGGAATGCCTTACTTTGGAGCCGTAACGGGCAACGAAAATGAACCTGGAATCAATGGGGCTTTGATGCAACGTCAAAGTGCACCGCCAGAAACAGGTCAGGCTTTAAATGGATTCGCTTGTACGATGGGAGTGGAAGATTACGATGCAACGGAAACGAAGATTCTTCAGCATGGGGGCACGGTAGCAATGCCCAAGTATGCGCTGCCTGGAATGGCGTGGCAGGGATACTATATGGATACCGAAGGAAATATCTTTGGCATTCATCAACCAGATGTGAACGCAAAATGA
- a CDS encoding type II toxin-antitoxin system HicB family antitoxin, whose product MGTTKWKYPAFIQRENDGDFGVYFPTLFCDSGWDFPLSRGRTRDKAIKKAKEDLAYTIAGIIYDNDVVPEPVKIPDDQLGEDMEVIEIETCYEDYKKEIEEHLRGRHWHIDYWDEEHGSISTIGFRNELGTWDIYFSGHMSDEEARILDQHGKRTDSPDEWILFTVQSRSEGEEKVYYFIENVLLSVRRRCNAK is encoded by the coding sequence ATGGGTACAACCAAGTGGAAATATCCAGCTTTCATACAGCGGGAAAATGATGGGGATTTCGGAGTATACTTTCCAACTTTATTTTGTGATTCTGGGTGGGATTTTCCTTTAAGCAGGGGCCGTACAAGGGATAAAGCAATTAAGAAGGCAAAAGAGGATTTAGCTTATACAATCGCAGGTATTATTTACGATAATGACGTTGTACCTGAGCCTGTCAAGATTCCTGACGATCAACTTGGTGAAGACATGGAAGTTATCGAGATTGAGACTTGTTACGAAGATTATAAAAAAGAAATAGAGGAACATTTACGCGGTAGACACTGGCACATTGATTATTGGGACGAAGAACATGGTTCCATCAGTACCATTGGATTTCGAAATGAACTGGGAACATGGGATATCTATTTTTCCGGACACATGAGTGATGAGGAAGCAAGGATTCTGGATCAGCATGGTAAAAGAACAGATTCCCCCGATGAGTGGATCCTCTTTACAGTCCAATCAAGAAGTGAAGGTGAAGAAAAGGTATATTATTTCATAGAAAATGTACTTCTATCGGTTCGTAGAAGATGCAACGCAAAATGA
- a CDS encoding nuclear transport factor 2 family protein, with amino-acid sequence MKTSHKEKAVSFLQLVASGEVREAYQRYIGPGFRHHNPFFRGDADSLMLAMEENAAKNPHKILEVKCAIEEDDIVAVHSHVKQKKEELGGAVVHIFRFNNGLIVELWDVGQPIPEDSPNENGMF; translated from the coding sequence ATGAAGACTTCTCACAAAGAGAAGGCGGTGTCGTTTTTGCAATTGGTGGCTTCGGGGGAAGTGCGCGAAGCATATCAGAGGTACATTGGTCCGGGTTTCCGCCACCATAATCCCTTTTTCCGCGGAGATGCTGATTCTCTTATGCTCGCAATGGAAGAGAACGCCGCAAAGAATCCTCACAAAATCCTTGAGGTCAAATGTGCCATCGAAGAGGATGATATCGTTGCGGTTCACTCCCATGTAAAACAAAAGAAAGAGGAACTAGGAGGAGCTGTGGTTCATATCTTCCGCTTCAATAACGGTCTCATCGTCGAACTCTGGGACGTGGGTCAGCCTATACCCGAGGATTCTCCCAATGAGAATGGCATGTTCTGA
- a CDS encoding VOC family protein, which produces MRDTRGIVGEEFEHGAVAFFDLQAGLRLAIWNRKDIAHDTKLIQTPPSLTEFTLGHNVGSKDEVDKVMKQAKNAGATITVAAHDTFWGGYSGYFQDPDGHLWEVVWNPQWEITE; this is translated from the coding sequence ATCAGGGATACAAGAGGAATCGTTGGAGAAGAATTTGAACATGGAGCCGTTGCCTTTTTTGACTTGCAAGCAGGATTGAGGCTGGCAATTTGGAATCGCAAAGATATTGCTCATGATACAAAGCTTATTCAGACCCCACCAAGCCTTACTGAATTTACACTTGGACACAATGTAGGGAGCAAAGATGAAGTTGATAAGGTGATGAAACAGGCAAAGAATGCGGGTGCAACTATAACAGTCGCGGCACATGATACTTTTTGGGGTGGTTATTCAGGCTATTTCCAAGACCCTGACGGTCATTTATGGGAAGTAGTCTGGAATCCACAGTGGGAAATTACAGAATAA
- a CDS encoding nitroreductase has translation MNRTTRSDIKKYWIQDASIACGYIWLGAVELGVGVAFGAVHHTQDPEESERRETFVRNALSIPAARHVLAILGLGYPKENPAPKKMYPRENVVFYDRFS, from the coding sequence ATGAACCGTACTACCCGCAGTGACATCAAGAAATATTGGATCCAAGATGCTTCTATCGCATGCGGGTATATTTGGCTTGGTGCGGTAGAACTGGGAGTCGGAGTGGCTTTTGGGGCGGTTCATCATACGCAGGACCCCGAAGAGTCAGAACGTAGGGAAACCTTTGTACGGAACGCTCTTTCCATCCCGGCTGCACGGCACGTTTTGGCTATACTGGGGTTAGGCTATCCTAAGGAAAATCCAGCTCCCAAGAAAATGTACCCCCGGGAAAATGTCGTATTTTACGATAGGTTTAGTTGA
- a CDS encoding VOC family protein, translating into MINKIGKVTVYVQDQEQAKDFWLNKIGFVLKFEQPMGPNASWIEVGPSEDEFTTLVLYSQSLMEQQKPSAVAHPSILFSTTDIESAYNKMKQKEVEVGEMMKMPFGTMFTFKDQDGHEYLLREDK; encoded by the coding sequence ATGATTAATAAAATTGGAAAAGTAACTGTTTATGTACAAGATCAAGAACAGGCAAAAGACTTTTGGTTAAACAAAATCGGCTTTGTATTAAAATTCGAGCAACCTATGGGACCAAATGCATCTTGGATAGAAGTCGGTCCAAGCGAAGATGAATTTACCACTCTAGTTCTTTATTCGCAGTCTCTTATGGAACAACAAAAACCATCTGCCGTTGCGCATCCGTCTATTCTTTTCAGTACAACGGATATCGAATCAGCTTATAACAAAATGAAGCAAAAAGAAGTAGAAGTAGGAGAAATGATGAAAATGCCATTTGGAACTATGTTTACCTTCAAGGATCAAGACGGACATGAGTATTTATTAAGGGAAGATAAATAG
- a CDS encoding HEAT repeat domain-containing protein encodes MTIHLTRDEKQEIRLELKKQAEQKSMEIDLDLFDNKPVYDHGHEREVEVEYMGYVGYAPIQFDQQNQRVSREERLDVMSLLRVMATGTLKDVRKATDGLAVYGDRVIEDIYREVHLFDISDPKRWLELVHLVSRITVRSWEGRMILKGILRQSSSLSHVRLAIQVGGLLQDEEVVEEVLYHLKNPEYFAPCLRALLQIQSERSLLSIIEVLLSLREDQGESIREAHKQASEFYQFGPSGIPLLFDAYMEVSAHYLRPIFSIAIRSYKDAAIPILAEALEKENDEYRVLLICRLLGQLKVSAATKLLVNTFEKQPEKRLAAMEGLSFTNDTFLADFMLKVLKDPEVSIQQKALQALARLGNADHLPSIRPHLRDESSPTYLDALFCMVCLGEEEAVKTYVKRLIHGRSYEQNKLMKWISKLPKNMLIPIAKQLYSMPDGESLVLVEALQRPTVIPKPVVEILVKRLKKAQNHRLRVSIYQLLGKHAYLEGDFYYQAQNHESHPDVRRELKLIISRIAKGKEGVLGRG; translated from the coding sequence ATGACCATACATCTAACAAGGGATGAAAAGCAAGAAATTCGATTAGAGTTAAAAAAACAAGCGGAACAAAAGTCCATGGAGATCGATTTGGATCTCTTCGATAACAAACCGGTGTATGATCATGGACATGAGCGGGAAGTCGAAGTAGAGTATATGGGCTATGTTGGGTATGCTCCGATTCAATTTGATCAACAGAATCAACGTGTCAGCAGAGAAGAAAGATTAGATGTCATGAGTTTGCTGAGAGTAATGGCAACAGGTACATTAAAAGATGTGAGAAAGGCTACTGACGGGCTTGCCGTTTACGGAGATAGAGTGATTGAAGACATCTATCGAGAAGTGCATTTGTTCGATATCTCTGATCCCAAGAGGTGGCTTGAACTGGTTCATCTCGTCAGTAGAATCACCGTTCGTAGCTGGGAAGGACGAATGATCCTTAAGGGTATTCTTAGGCAATCCAGTTCGTTGTCACATGTTCGTTTAGCTATTCAGGTTGGAGGGTTGCTTCAAGATGAAGAGGTTGTAGAAGAAGTGCTCTATCATCTGAAGAATCCCGAATACTTTGCGCCGTGTTTACGTGCGCTCTTGCAAATTCAATCAGAGAGATCTCTCTTGTCTATCATTGAAGTCCTTCTCTCGCTTAGAGAAGATCAAGGAGAAAGCATTCGTGAAGCCCATAAACAGGCGAGTGAATTCTATCAGTTTGGTCCTTCAGGCATTCCCTTACTATTCGATGCCTATATGGAGGTATCCGCTCATTACCTTCGTCCCATTTTTTCGATTGCCATTCGATCGTATAAAGACGCAGCCATACCGATTCTAGCAGAAGCATTGGAGAAGGAGAACGACGAGTATCGAGTACTGCTGATCTGTCGATTGCTTGGCCAGTTAAAAGTATCCGCTGCGACAAAGCTTCTCGTAAATACGTTTGAGAAACAACCAGAGAAAAGGCTAGCAGCGATGGAAGGCTTGAGCTTTACCAACGACACCTTTTTGGCTGACTTTATGCTAAAAGTATTAAAGGATCCAGAGGTTTCCATTCAACAGAAGGCCCTTCAGGCCCTTGCACGGTTAGGGAACGCGGATCATCTGCCAAGCATACGTCCACACCTGCGAGATGAATCGAGTCCAACCTACTTGGATGCCTTATTTTGTATGGTCTGCCTAGGAGAGGAGGAGGCTGTAAAAACATATGTAAAACGGTTAATTCACGGAAGAAGCTATGAGCAAAATAAACTTATGAAGTGGATCAGCAAGCTTCCGAAAAACATGCTTATCCCGATTGCCAAGCAGTTATATTCTATGCCAGATGGAGAATCTCTGGTTCTCGTCGAAGCCCTGCAGCGCCCAACCGTAATACCCAAGCCGGTAGTTGAGATATTGGTAAAGAGACTTAAAAAAGCACAGAATCATAGGTTAAGAGTTTCCATTTATCAGCTCTTAGGAAAACATGCCTACCTTGAAGGAGACTTCTATTACCAAGCACAAAACCACGAGTCACACCCTGACGTGCGTCGTGAACTGAAGCTCATCATATCCCGCATTGCTAAAGGGAAAGAAGGCGTTCTCGGCAGGGGGTAA
- a CDS encoding VOC family protein, producing MDKSIGNFSVSLNVKDIKTSKEFYEKLGFHVFGGDITQNWLIMQNDDCTIGLFQGMFEKNMLTFNPGWNNKAQEVNPFKDVRVLQEEFRSNGINIINEADTHSTGPASFLIEDPDGNPILIDQHR from the coding sequence ATGGATAAGAGTATAGGCAATTTTTCAGTCAGTCTAAATGTCAAAGACATTAAGACATCTAAAGAGTTCTATGAAAAACTTGGGTTTCATGTTTTTGGTGGGGATATTACACAAAACTGGTTAATCATGCAAAATGACGATTGTACGATTGGACTGTTTCAAGGAATGTTTGAAAAGAATATGTTGACTTTTAATCCGGGGTGGAACAATAAAGCTCAAGAAGTAAACCCATTCAAAGATGTAAGAGTTCTACAAGAAGAATTCAGAAGCAATGGAATAAATATTATTAACGAGGCAGACACCCATTCTACTGGACCAGCTAGTTTTCTTATTGAAGATCCAGATGGGAATCCCATTCTTATTGACCAACACAGATAG
- a CDS encoding Hsp70 family protein — MRYVGIDLGTTNSTISVAHLDQDGKHITPVTLDITQLDESGSNISLEKTLPSALFVDEQDQPYIGRYARKMAHFYPQNVIREAKRYMGEEVSWPINEKKYRPETVSSYILKAMKMQAEQYYMGEPVDSVVITVPANFNFQQDKATRVAAELAGFAKDKIHTIPEPTAALLDFLNEEKKLHPDSRKIQFHGQSKNLMVFDLGGGTCDVSILQVKENATGDLDIQELSISQYMELGGLDFDRLVAKYLLEKLCLETGYTIQTLQREFRSEFPQIRESLLSIAEKFKIHFASQINHKLIMQQTDYYENKEQFDQLTFRYTLTSPEKLATIFTMTKKEYDQIVEPLLYAQLSSSVNIEEPILNALSQAKKGEMKKEEIDAVFLVGGMTFYPAVQERIYELFDKRLKPIRSVNPMYAVSRGAAVYHDMVANKREEAATKIGVKNTIQNNVFIRVFKSDSVALLEKGTSLPYERLIEDEFFVTGPHKTVYGMKLDLFTAEDPKSPITKNLKSASITFKEPVEVGAPLILQVKCNEERDVSVKAWLKGKESEVIDVNVGSHVWEQEEKEFHIKNLDKIKFDS; from the coding sequence ATGCGCTATGTGGGAATTGATTTAGGTACAACGAATTCGACGATCTCGGTGGCTCATCTGGACCAAGATGGAAAGCATATTACCCCTGTTACTCTAGATATTACTCAGCTTGACGAGAGCGGAAGCAACATTTCCCTAGAAAAAACGCTGCCGAGCGCCCTATTTGTGGATGAGCAGGATCAACCCTACATCGGAAGGTATGCGAGAAAGATGGCGCACTTCTATCCTCAGAATGTGATTCGAGAAGCCAAGAGGTATATGGGCGAGGAAGTAAGTTGGCCAATCAATGAGAAGAAGTATCGCCCAGAGACGGTTTCCTCCTATATTTTAAAAGCTATGAAAATGCAAGCTGAGCAATACTACATGGGAGAACCCGTAGATAGTGTGGTGATTACTGTACCAGCAAACTTTAACTTTCAGCAGGATAAAGCAACGAGAGTGGCTGCCGAGCTAGCAGGTTTTGCTAAAGATAAGATTCATACGATACCGGAGCCAACAGCAGCGCTGCTAGACTTCTTAAATGAAGAAAAAAAGCTTCATCCGGATTCCAGGAAGATTCAATTCCATGGACAGAGTAAAAATTTGATGGTGTTCGACCTGGGCGGTGGGACCTGTGATGTATCTATCTTGCAGGTTAAGGAAAACGCAACGGGTGACCTTGATATTCAAGAGTTGTCCATCTCACAATATATGGAGCTGGGTGGGCTTGATTTTGATCGACTCGTAGCCAAGTATCTGTTAGAAAAACTATGCCTGGAAACGGGCTACACCATTCAAACTCTTCAGCGTGAGTTTCGAAGTGAATTTCCTCAAATCCGTGAGTCGCTTCTGTCCATCGCTGAAAAGTTTAAGATCCATTTTGCTTCGCAAATAAATCATAAGCTGATCATGCAGCAAACGGATTATTATGAAAACAAAGAGCAATTTGATCAACTCACGTTTCGCTATACCCTTACATCTCCAGAAAAACTGGCAACGATCTTTACGATGACGAAAAAAGAGTATGATCAGATCGTAGAGCCCTTGCTGTATGCTCAACTTTCTTCTTCAGTGAATATTGAAGAACCCATTCTTAATGCTTTATCACAAGCCAAGAAAGGCGAGATGAAGAAAGAAGAGATCGATGCTGTGTTTCTGGTTGGGGGGATGACCTTCTATCCGGCCGTCCAGGAAAGGATCTATGAACTATTTGATAAACGATTAAAACCTATACGCTCAGTGAATCCCATGTACGCGGTTTCCCGAGGTGCTGCCGTTTATCATGACATGGTTGCGAATAAGCGAGAAGAAGCTGCCACGAAAATTGGAGTAAAGAATACGATTCAGAACAATGTATTTATTAGAGTATTTAAGAGCGATTCAGTAGCCCTGTTAGAGAAAGGGACGAGTCTTCCCTATGAACGATTGATTGAAGATGAGTTCTTCGTCACAGGTCCCCACAAGACGGTTTACGGTATGAAGCTAGACTTATTCACGGCTGAAGACCCGAAATCTCCGATTACCAAAAATCTGAAATCCGCTTCCATTACCTTTAAAGAACCTGTAGAAGTGGGAGCGCCCTTAATTTTGCAAGTAAAGTGCAACGAGGAAAGAGATGTTAGCGTCAAGGCATGGCTTAAAGGAAAAGAGTCAGAAGTCATCGATGTCAACGTTGGGTCCCATGTTTGGGAGCAGGAAGAGAAGGAATTCCATATCAAGAATCTAGATAAAATCAAATTCGATTCTTAA
- a CDS encoding MBL fold metallo-hydrolase — protein MENLIEWLNQAYRYENYGDLARAKYCFERLRGWESELQEEDLVRVGKFFYQQGEQEASYRCFYTALQKGATLETSGQLLMQLVEKRVGSLEDLQWLLTIPEIKKKFDMRIRIARVFKERGEAMKGYLQVTDLLVEVEKKVKFEKFLMPSYIQCLLLIIEMEFGFHRIAQARYQLRRLIYLKREWLIHEQEIGYWSIMLDEIAAFVKREDWDSIYSRLTGDVGWIAHFYHLLVHGRLNRSAINELSRIHFEDPYLEKKRGTFLSLLLKAAGDSNWSTLIEEQIKVLPNDLLTALLYGERLRERQDSQMERFWTEELKKHPDRKEVIQCFWQSKATETKDPRILESVKMIFIGGGEKIGGTSISVSIGDHHILLDAGMHIHGNHPIPDYSPLHVEGLGFDDFDALLISHAHLDHIGAVPYVYRQNPQLPIYTSRATKRLMKVMLQDTKDWHSLDLIQDTILSIQEVKMGEEWTIPSKDKEWKVRFIPSGHILGAASIHLELDGVRILFTGDYSMEDQMTVQGMKLPPGLEVDILITESTYGYHPSNRVLSREQTAEQIVSCLQQTLERKGTMLFPAFSIGRSQEIIALLQEIYQHERYLPFPLYLDGRVAEVCRVYEQCYREEGKELSLIGKGIQSAKELYTRKKNGDFTFSHFMDRYIIPEGNAVIASSGMLLARSASADYAEYLLADPRNTIAFSGYLDPASPAAQLLDSTRERGTGRVQLNDNSYDSHAQVESFRFSAHAKRDDIVQLILQLRPQAVFLMHGEHTKAYESVESLVEGKTIYPTVIDLAQAAGEDLTVIPAFNGKIYRLGRGEKA, from the coding sequence ATGGAGAACTTGATAGAGTGGCTGAACCAAGCTTACCGCTATGAGAATTATGGAGATCTTGCAAGGGCAAAGTACTGCTTTGAACGACTTCGAGGATGGGAGAGTGAATTGCAAGAAGAAGACTTGGTACGCGTGGGGAAGTTTTTCTACCAGCAAGGGGAGCAGGAAGCTAGTTATAGGTGCTTCTATACTGCGCTCCAAAAAGGGGCTACCCTTGAAACGAGCGGACAGTTGCTCATGCAACTAGTTGAGAAACGAGTAGGCTCATTAGAAGACTTGCAATGGCTTTTAACGATCCCAGAAATAAAGAAGAAGTTCGATATGCGGATTCGGATTGCACGTGTTTTTAAGGAACGTGGGGAAGCCATGAAAGGGTACCTCCAGGTTACCGACCTTCTTGTTGAAGTAGAAAAGAAGGTGAAATTCGAAAAGTTTCTGATGCCTTCCTATATACAATGCTTACTATTAATAATTGAGATGGAATTTGGATTTCACCGTATAGCGCAAGCGCGCTATCAGCTTCGTCGGTTGATCTATCTTAAGAGAGAATGGCTGATACACGAGCAAGAAATTGGGTATTGGAGCATTATGTTAGACGAGATTGCCGCGTTTGTGAAACGTGAGGATTGGGATAGCATTTATTCTCGTTTAACTGGTGATGTGGGATGGATAGCTCATTTCTATCATTTGCTTGTTCACGGTAGATTAAACCGTTCTGCCATCAATGAGTTAAGTAGGATTCACTTTGAAGATCCCTATCTGGAGAAAAAGCGAGGTACTTTCCTTAGTCTCTTGCTAAAAGCTGCCGGGGATTCAAACTGGAGTACCTTAATTGAGGAGCAAATAAAGGTACTTCCAAATGATTTGCTGACAGCTCTTTTATACGGTGAAAGATTAAGAGAGCGGCAAGATTCTCAGATGGAGAGGTTTTGGACGGAGGAGCTGAAGAAGCATCCTGATCGAAAAGAAGTGATTCAATGCTTTTGGCAGTCGAAAGCAACCGAAACGAAGGATCCTCGCATCTTGGAAAGCGTGAAAATGATCTTCATAGGTGGTGGAGAAAAGATTGGGGGAACCTCCATCTCCGTAAGTATAGGAGATCATCATATTCTCCTTGATGCCGGGATGCATATTCACGGAAATCATCCCATTCCGGATTATTCGCCTCTGCATGTGGAAGGACTAGGCTTTGATGATTTCGACGCGCTGCTAATCAGCCACGCCCATTTAGATCATATTGGGGCAGTACCGTATGTCTACCGTCAGAATCCACAATTGCCGATCTACACGAGTAGGGCTACCAAACGTTTAATGAAGGTGATGCTCCAGGATACGAAGGATTGGCACTCGCTTGACCTTATTCAGGATACGATTCTTTCTATACAAGAAGTGAAAATGGGGGAAGAATGGACCATCCCTTCTAAGGACAAGGAATGGAAAGTTCGGTTTATTCCTTCCGGGCATATATTAGGAGCGGCTTCCATCCACCTTGAATTGGACGGGGTTCGTATTCTCTTTACCGGAGATTATTCTATGGAGGACCAGATGACGGTTCAAGGCATGAAGCTTCCACCAGGACTGGAAGTGGATATCCTAATTACGGAGAGCACCTATGGGTATCATCCATCGAACCGTGTGCTTAGTCGGGAGCAAACGGCTGAGCAAATCGTATCCTGTCTACAACAGACGTTGGAGAGGAAAGGGACGATGCTTTTCCCTGCTTTCTCTATCGGGCGTTCCCAGGAGATCATTGCTCTTCTTCAAGAGATCTATCAGCATGAGAGATATCTTCCGTTTCCTCTCTACTTAGATGGTCGAGTAGCGGAAGTATGCCGAGTCTATGAACAATGCTATAGAGAGGAAGGCAAAGAGCTTTCTTTGATTGGAAAAGGGATTCAGTCCGCGAAGGAGCTGTATACCCGAAAAAAGAATGGGGATTTTACCTTTTCTCACTTTATGGATCGATACATTATTCCGGAAGGCAATGCCGTGATTGCGAGCTCGGGAATGTTGCTGGCGAGAAGTGCATCGGCCGATTATGCCGAATATCTCCTAGCAGATCCGAGGAATACTATTGCTTTTTCCGGCTATCTGGATCCAGCAAGTCCTGCTGCCCAGTTATTGGATAGCACTCGTGAGCGTGGGACAGGACGCGTTCAGCTGAACGATAATAGCTATGATTCTCACGCACAAGTGGAATCTTTTCGGTTTTCTGCCCATGCTAAGCGAGATGACATTGTGCAACTAATCTTGCAATTGCGACCGCAGGCGGTATTTCTCATGCATGGCGAGCATACCAAAGCGTATGAATCCGTAGAAAGTTTAGTGGAAGGGAAGACAATCTATCCAACCGTGATAGATTTAGCACAGGCAGCAGGTGAAGATTTAACAGTCATTCCTGCCTTTAACGGGAAAATATATCGGTTGGGAAGGGGAGAGAAGGCATGA